The Paenibacillus swuensis genome contains the following window.
AGCAGCAACTTCTTGCTTTCTTCCATCCGAAGCTTGATTACATATTCCCAAAGGTTAAATCCTGTATTTTTTTTGAATAAATAGCTTAAATAGTTGGGACTGATATGGTTTTTCTGGGCTACTTCCTGCAGAGTTAACCCTTTCTGGGCGTAGTGCTGATCAATGTAAGCCCTTGCCTTGTCAATAAGATCATTGTTCTGAGCATGAAACTCCTCTTCAGACGGGTCCTGGGCTTCGCCTTCCCAATTGAAATCACCGTAATAGAACACGTCATGGTCTTTATGCTTCTTATTCCAACGCATCGCTTTCTCCGCTTGCTCCGCGAGCATAGGCAGACCGTCGGTTCCTTTCACAATCTGACTGATTCCGATGACGCTGGTTAATCCCAAGTATTTGCGAATATGATGATGAATGCTGCGCCCGAGCATGTCGAGCAGATTGATTTTGTTCACATTGGCATCTTCCACCTGGGCTTCTTCCCATTCCAGAATGATACTCAGGACGTGATCCGAAGAGCTGAAGGCGGCATGCCTCCATTCCCGGTTCAGCAGCTCATGAAGAATATTCAATGCGGCGTACTCCAGCAACCGGGCGTCGCTTGCCGATAGAGTACGGACCTCTGATCGTTCTTCCAGACGCAGCCGAATGCGAACAACAGAGAAGTAAGGGCCTTGAAGCGCCACGCCAAGATCCGCAAGTTGCCGCAAGGCTGGAAGCTGTTGTTCCGGGTCTGAGATTAACCTGTTGAACCCCTCGGTTTTCTTCGGGTCGGGTTCCTCCATGCGGAAGTGCTCCTGAAGTTCCGTTAATAAGTCTTCCTGGGCTCTGGCCGGTTTTTCCATCTTCAACAGGACATTGCGGACCGAATCCAGCAGCTGACGGCTGTTCAGAGGCTTGATCAAGTAGTCCTTAGCCCCCAACCGCAGCGCCATCTGAGCATATTGAAAGGTTTCATGCGCCGATATGATTATCGTCTGCACCCAGGGTTTAATCATTTTGGCCTGATGCATCAATTCGATGCCGTTAATCTCTCCCATCTGGATATCGGTAATCAGGAGATCGATCTCTTCCATCTTCAGGACATCTAAAGCTTCATAAGCATTATAAGCGGTGTGGATGTGTTCAATATCGAAACCCGATGTAGCCAGAAGGGAGCTCAATCCCTTGCATATCAAAGGTTCATCATCCACAATCAGAATATGGTACATTTACTTATCCCCCTGTTACATTCAATTCTTCATGATTTGCGGAACCGGACGTTTGCGGAAGCACAATGACAACTTCGGTCCCCTGCGGTATACGTTTACGATAATAAAGCCCGTAATCCTGCCCGAAATGCAGCCGAATACGCTGTGTCACATTCCTTATCCCGTAACCTAGAGAAGCATCCGCTTTCTCATCGTTCAAGAGCTTCTCAATCGGTTCGAGTTTAAGCTCTTTGAATCCGTTATCCTCCACTCTCAGCTCCACTTGCTCCCCGGAAAGCCTTCCCCAAACGCGAATCTCACCATCTTCTTCCATATGCTTGATGCCGTGGAGAATGGCGTTCTCAATTAACGGCTGCAAGCTGATTTTGGGTATCAGATAGCCTTGAATTTCTTCAGGGACGTCCCAATGAATACTAAACTTGTAATCATAGCGTTGTTGCTGCAATTTCGTATAAGCCCGCGCATGCTCAAGTTCTTCTCCGATTGTAATTAACTCTCTGCCGCGGCTTAAACTGATTTTCATCAGCTTGGACAGATCTTTAATCATTTCCGCCGATTCGTTGTTTCCTTCCAAGGAGCTTTTCCAATATATACTTTCCAGGGTGTTGTACAGCAGGTGCGGATTTATTTGTTCATACAAAATCTGCAGCTGTGCTTCCTTCTGCTTGATCTCCATCTGGTACTGATCCTGAATCAGGCTGTTCAGCCTGCGAGCCATATCATACATGGAGGTGATGAGGATTCCCACTTCATCATCCCTGTTTTTGGCGGGCGTTTCCGGAATACGTTTGCCGGGTACATAGGAACGCACGAACATAGCCAACTTCTGCAGCGGCGTCATCAACGACCGCCAGAAATAGGTGATGAGGATACATCCGAAGAGGCCATAAGCGACGGAAATCATCAAGATTACCCGTTTCAATTCATTTTGCTGCTGTAACAAGGAGCGTACAGGCAATTTGTAAATCAGATTGTGATGCAGAACAGAGTTGTTATTGATGATATAAATATGTTCTTCATCCATGTAATGCACGGCTTTGCCCCCGGTTTGCGGAAGCGCTGCCCCGGAGGGAAGTTCTAACGGCATTCCCAAACGATACCTCTCGCTGGAAGCCAGAATGATATGATTCGGGTCCGTTACGTACATTTCCCCATCAGGCAAATTCACCGATTTCAGCGATTCTCCGACTTTATCCTCCATCCTGGTCACCACCAGAACACCAATGACGCCGTTGCTTTGCGTAACATTGTTTACCGCTCGTATGTATGCAAGTGTCTTCTGATCCGCAAACGCTTCGTTGCTGTCTATGACCTCCATAAAGCCCTTCCCTTTACGCGCAACGGCTTTATCATACCAATCCGGTTTATTGGATTCTGTGAAGAAATATACTCCTGTCGGTGTCATCTGGATTTTCGGGGCAAAAAAATAATAGTCCTTCGGATCATACACATAAAAAGAGTAATAGACGGGATCCGTTCCCTTCGCACCGGTGGAGTAAGCATTCAGCAAGTCCTCCATCGCTCTGTATTTCGTTACCCGCTCCAACACGTCGTCTTCCCCGTTTGCAATGAGCTGCTGAGTCGTGGTGCTGCGGATTAATGTGCTTGTCACTTTAGTAACCGTATCCATATCCCTGCTGATCAAGGTAAGACTCTGCTTATTCAACTCGGCGTACGCATCGGTTACATGTTTTTTAAGAATCTGCTCCGCCTTGGCGTTTCCATACCAGTGCAGAAACAGGATCGGACTGACCATCATCAGAAACAGCAGAATAAGCTGCTGATTAATCTTCATTCTTGTTAAGGGATTCCGTAGTCCCGCGAGCATCCGATGCACCTCCTGCCTGTTATTTATAATATATCAAAATAAAACGGTTTCAGGAGAAACTCGTAATAATACACATCATTTACGTAATAACAACCATAAGCCCCCATCCGGAGATAGGGGCTTTCTCTGATTCCTACATAACTAGTTCAACAAAAGCAACAGGGATAATGCTCCCTCGTGTTCGGCATCTAAGCTCAGTGTGCGCAAGACAAATTTCTTAGCCCTCTCCTCGTCTCCAAGCTCATAGCTGGAGATTGCAACGGCATAACCTACTTCGGGTTCGGTTGTCTCCTCTGCTTCAGCCTGGTTGAAGAAGGTCATGGCTTCCTCATACCGCTCCATCTGATATAGCAGCATGCCGCTTCTCAGAGCCAGATTCGAATGCTTCGCAACTTGATAAAACCCTTGCCACATCTGTTGAATACCGTATACAACGTCTTTGGATTCTTCCTCGCTTGCGGTTAACACCAGCACGGACAACCGGTACGCACATTGGGAAAACCATTCGGCATCGTAACGTCCCAGCCTCCAGAACGTAAGGATTTGTGAGAGATCCAGCGTATTTAACTGATCATCAAACCATAGCTTCATGTTGAAGAAATCATCCGGTCCGAAGCTTTCAATCGACCGCCGATAAGCTAGCCGGGTAGAACCATAAGCTGATGGATCCTCCAACATAAGAATACAACCGACATTCAAGTTTCGGTAATGATGCGGAGTAAATAAAGCCAGAGCTCCCCGGCTTTCCAAAGTATGTTGGATGGCGTGGTAGTTCGCCGTTAGGGAGAAGCTGCCGTGATGAACGAAGTCAGGAGGCGGAGCGAATGCCCAATGGTCCAGCCGGTGAACTCCCTTATCCGCCGTCAGAAGCACAAATCCTTCCTGTGACAATCGACCCAGCCGCTCCAGACAAGAAAGCCCCACAGAGGGAAATAAAATATGGGAATCTTCAAGCTCCCGTTTGTATAATGCAATGATTTCCGAATAGGCGTATGAATCTTGCTCATACTCCGGAGATTTACGGTAATGGTATTCCGGAATGATGCGTTCCATCATCTCAGGGGTGGCTTCCTGCGTTCCTTCCGGCAGGATTAAAGACACATCGCAAGCATAAATCTGTCCTTCCCCCA
Protein-coding sequences here:
- a CDS encoding response regulator, translated to MYHILIVDDEPLICKGLSSLLATSGFDIEHIHTAYNAYEALDVLKMEEIDLLITDIQMGEINGIELMHQAKMIKPWVQTIIISAHETFQYAQMALRLGAKDYLIKPLNSRQLLDSVRNVLLKMEKPARAQEDLLTELQEHFRMEEPDPKKTEGFNRLISDPEQQLPALRQLADLGVALQGPYFSVVRIRLRLEERSEVRTLSASDARLLEYAALNILHELLNREWRHAAFSSSDHVLSIILEWEEAQVEDANVNKINLLDMLGRSIHHHIRKYLGLTSVIGISQIVKGTDGLPMLAEQAEKAMRWNKKHKDHDVFYYGDFNWEGEAQDPSEEEFHAQNNDLIDKARAYIDQHYAQKGLTLQEVAQKNHISPNYLSYLFKKNTGFNLWEYVIKLRMEESKKLLLQTDMRRYEIAEKVGYESPEHFSKIFKKFYGISPSELKK
- a CDS encoding cache domain-containing sensor histidine kinase; this translates as MLAGLRNPLTRMKINQQLILLFLMMVSPILFLHWYGNAKAEQILKKHVTDAYAELNKQSLTLISRDMDTVTKVTSTLIRSTTTQQLIANGEDDVLERVTKYRAMEDLLNAYSTGAKGTDPVYYSFYVYDPKDYYFFAPKIQMTPTGVYFFTESNKPDWYDKAVARKGKGFMEVIDSNEAFADQKTLAYIRAVNNVTQSNGVIGVLVVTRMEDKVGESLKSVNLPDGEMYVTDPNHIILASSERYRLGMPLELPSGAALPQTGGKAVHYMDEEHIYIINNNSVLHHNLIYKLPVRSLLQQQNELKRVILMISVAYGLFGCILITYFWRSLMTPLQKLAMFVRSYVPGKRIPETPAKNRDDEVGILITSMYDMARRLNSLIQDQYQMEIKQKEAQLQILYEQINPHLLYNTLESIYWKSSLEGNNESAEMIKDLSKLMKISLSRGRELITIGEELEHARAYTKLQQQRYDYKFSIHWDVPEEIQGYLIPKISLQPLIENAILHGIKHMEEDGEIRVWGRLSGEQVELRVEDNGFKELKLEPIEKLLNDEKADASLGYGIRNVTQRIRLHFGQDYGLYYRKRIPQGTEVVIVLPQTSGSANHEELNVTGG